One Brachyspira pilosicoli P43/6/78 genomic window carries:
- a CDS encoding tetratricopeptide repeat protein, which yields MNIYKIFCLFVLTVCSALAQSYDDALNLYNNRNYEASISVLNSLNIKPSNINEYLLLIDNYIKLQNYTMAQTLIDDAYRYHSKDYRVLERKLTIELLNNKNNEARTTINQIKALDSKNYLANYAEGVLSERVGYYKTAMSLYERAMIINRTRSESPIALAYLKLANGDRNAALDLFNLNVKNNPRMAESYYNLANYYYITGNYNASLNEIKNALYYYTNYNDAKILQANVYMALDRYNDAIAILEYLPESSFRDDTKNYYIGNVYEKANNFPSAKNAYINYLRVKPEDELGRLAYERVLFNTNPQADYERDRAALYYANKASYYTRLADKVRSQAYLKHMLKLNPANTYARLMLSDVYKRMGLEEKALEELEIAKNVNPTNKSIVYKYDSYKRKLDKNIISRTWGIDNQYNVERPGFTVAIADTINIQKDSPMFLNTALYQTLSYVLPQYGRFNVVDIYNTYYSERDLYQELKRRNADYYLRGSTFSGYDNITLMLDLVDVNTERVVTNFTITTRGRDKMMTAAVMAGNVINNTVPFYSKIIKIHNDNIYINAGKLQGLSNNMNMMIYNTTKAELNMTNAESIGMAKVITVDENVSLIKLIDNRALSKLNINQITVPYVTNTVNTNIAAVN from the coding sequence TTGAATATATATAAAATTTTTTGTTTATTTGTTTTAACAGTATGCAGTGCTTTGGCACAGAGTTATGATGATGCTTTAAATCTCTATAACAATAGAAATTATGAAGCATCTATCTCTGTGCTAAATTCTCTAAATATTAAACCTAGTAATATCAATGAATATCTTTTGCTTATAGATAATTATATAAAACTTCAAAATTATACCATGGCACAAACTCTTATAGATGATGCTTATAGATATCATTCTAAAGATTATAGAGTTTTGGAAAGAAAATTAACTATAGAACTTTTAAATAATAAAAACAATGAAGCAAGAACTACAATTAACCAAATTAAAGCATTAGACAGTAAAAATTATCTTGCTAATTATGCTGAAGGTGTATTAAGCGAAAGAGTAGGCTATTATAAAACTGCTATGAGCTTATATGAAAGGGCTATGATAATAAACAGAACTAGAAGTGAATCTCCTATAGCACTTGCATATTTAAAGCTTGCTAATGGTGATAGAAATGCTGCTTTAGATTTATTTAATCTTAATGTAAAAAACAACCCTAGAATGGCTGAGTCTTATTATAACTTGGCTAATTATTATTATATAACTGGAAATTATAATGCGTCTTTAAATGAAATAAAAAATGCTTTGTATTATTATACAAATTATAATGATGCTAAAATATTACAGGCAAATGTTTATATGGCTTTAGACAGATATAATGATGCTATAGCTATATTGGAATATTTACCGGAGTCAAGTTTTAGAGATGATACTAAAAATTATTATATAGGCAATGTTTATGAGAAGGCTAATAATTTTCCTAGTGCTAAAAATGCTTATATAAATTATTTAAGAGTAAAACCAGAAGATGAGCTTGGCAGATTAGCTTATGAGAGAGTTTTATTTAATACTAATCCTCAAGCTGATTATGAGAGAGACAGAGCTGCTTTATATTATGCTAATAAGGCTTCTTACTATACAAGACTTGCTGATAAAGTTCGCTCTCAAGCATATTTAAAACATATGTTAAAATTAAATCCTGCTAATACTTATGCAAGACTTATGCTTTCTGATGTTTATAAAAGAATGGGGTTAGAGGAAAAGGCTTTAGAAGAATTAGAGATTGCTAAGAATGTTAATCCTACTAATAAATCTATTGTTTATAAATATGATAGTTATAAAAGAAAATTAGATAAAAATATAATATCTAGAACTTGGGGAATAGATAATCAGTATAATGTAGAAAGACCGGGTTTTACAGTTGCTATAGCTGATACTATTAATATACAAAAAGACAGCCCAATGTTTTTAAATACTGCATTATATCAAACATTATCATACGTTCTTCCTCAATACGGCAGATTTAATGTTGTAGATATTTATAATACTTATTATTCTGAGAGAGATTTATATCAAGAATTAAAAAGAAGAAATGCTGATTATTATTTAAGAGGCTCTACATTTAGCGGATATGACAATATTACTTTAATGCTTGACTTAGTAGATGTTAATACAGAGAGAGTTGTTACTAATTTTACTATCACTACTAGAGGCAGAGATAAAATGATGACTGCTGCTGTTATGGCTGGAAATGTTATTAATAATACAGTGCCTTTCTATTCTAAAATAATTAAAATACATAATGACAATATATATATTAATGCCGGCAAACTTCAAGGCTTAAGCAATAATATGAATATGATGATATATAACACAACTAAAGCAGAGTTAAATATGACTAATGCAGAAAGTATTGGTATGGCTAAAGTAATAACAGTTGATGAGAATGTATCTTTAATTAAACTTATAGATAATAGAGCTTTAAGCAAACTTAATATAAATCAAATAACAGTTCCTTATGTTACTAATACAGTAAATACAAATATTGCTGCTGTTAATTAA
- the coaE gene encoding dephospho-CoA kinase (Dephospho-CoA kinase (CoaE) performs the final step in coenzyme A biosynthesis.): MRNIIGVYGLICSGKSSFSKMLAKELDAFYIDADKLGHEALENKKDIIVKEFSDSILDSNNNIDRKKLGSIVFSNKNKLKKLQDITYSYIEKKTENLINSTDKDVVIEAALIMRSNIYKLCNSLVFVNAKTSSILKRMQETRNISEHHARKILKMQRDVKNKKLDADIIVNNMRDYNHLVIISRKLGWHYGNESKRKHGRKRLFY, encoded by the coding sequence ATGAGAAACATTATAGGTGTATATGGTCTTATCTGTTCTGGTAAGAGTTCTTTTTCTAAAATGCTTGCAAAAGAGCTTGATGCGTTTTATATAGATGCTGATAAGCTTGGTCATGAGGCTTTAGAAAATAAAAAAGATATTATTGTAAAAGAGTTTTCTGATAGTATATTAGATTCCAATAATAATATAGACAGAAAAAAACTTGGAAGTATTGTATTTTCTAATAAAAACAAGCTTAAAAAACTTCAGGATATTACTTATTCTTATATAGAAAAAAAGACAGAAAATTTGATAAACTCCACTGATAAAGATGTTGTTATAGAAGCTGCTTTAATTATGAGGAGCAATATTTATAAACTTTGTAATAGTTTAGTTTTTGTTAATGCCAAAACTTCTAGTATCTTAAAAAGAATGCAAGAAACTAGAAACATATCAGAGCATCATGCAAGAAAGATATTAAAAATGCAAAGAGATGTAAAAAATAAGAAACTTGATGCCGATATTATTGTTAACAATATGAGAGATTATAATCATTTAGTAATTATATCTCGAAAATTAGGATGGCATTATGGAAATGAATCAAAAAGAAAACATGGAAGAAAGAGATTATTCTACTAA
- a CDS encoding SPOR domain-containing protein, which produces MEMNQKENMEERDYSTNLNNHQKNKRTLYIVNFTPIRLLVFSVSAASLVLFIFVIGFHLGSSKTSYASNNSAEVSSDILMRENSGDLDTTDTLAMANDLNTQENTMQESSIVDSNIDNIEPLNNNNASSGNSSSIIREGVSSEDRYNEYTKNLASELDAINANIKGEQAPNSTYTPPEQMIASVKPIEKKEVTTTVPYTRSSSQDSIYFIQVAVGFDKDNTYSVRDTLKAKYPKTFVKEEVGSDGKTMYKIKIGRYETREDAQKVLAEIKKNPVYKDSYIYSDKKVS; this is translated from the coding sequence ATGGAAATGAATCAAAAAGAAAACATGGAAGAAAGAGATTATTCTACTAATCTCAATAATCATCAAAAAAACAAAAGAACATTATATATAGTTAATTTTACACCTATAAGACTATTGGTATTTTCTGTAAGTGCCGCTAGTTTAGTATTATTTATATTTGTTATAGGTTTTCATTTAGGTTCTTCTAAAACTAGCTATGCTTCTAATAATAGTGCAGAAGTTTCAAGCGATATACTTATGAGAGAAAACAGCGGTGATTTAGATACTACTGATACTTTGGCTATGGCTAATGATTTAAATACTCAAGAAAACACTATGCAAGAATCTAGTATTGTTGATTCAAATATAGATAATATTGAGCCTTTAAATAATAATAATGCTTCAAGCGGAAACAGCAGCAGTATTATTAGAGAGGGTGTATCTTCAGAAGATAGATATAATGAATACACTAAAAATTTAGCTTCAGAACTTGATGCTATTAATGCAAATATTAAAGGCGAACAAGCTCCAAATTCAACATATACACCTCCAGAGCAAATGATAGCTAGTGTAAAACCTATAGAGAAAAAAGAAGTAACTACAACTGTACCATATACTAGAAGCTCTTCTCAAGACTCTATTTATTTTATACAAGTAGCAGTTGGTTTTGATAAAGATAATACATATTCTGTAAGAGATACATTAAAAGCAAAATACCCAAAAACTTTTGTAAAAGAAGAAGTAGGCTCTGACGGAAAAACTATGTATAAAATTAAAATAGGAAGATATGAAACTAGAGAAGATGCTCAGAAGGTTTTAGCTGAAATTAAAAAGAATCCTGTTTATAAAGATAGTTATATTTATTCCGATAAGAAAGTAAGTTAA
- a CDS encoding SPL family radical SAM protein, translating into MIKYREINCKSALNKINNKYGFCYDLNIYRGCIHKCYYCFAVYSHKYINSRDFFGEIFVKKNIAEMLEKELSSRNWKRDIINLGSVTDNYQECEKDYKLMRDILKLLIRYKTPMCISTKSDLILRDFDLIDELSNIVPVRIAVTITTLNEKLSSLIEPNVISPLKRLEILKEFKKTKATVAIHTMPVMPFITEDELENIFKTAKECDIDYCAADALKLCGECRKIFLNFVRENFPNHYKKYLYIYGSNGILKDDYKEKMYKKIKALEEKYNISYKSREELHKEKINIKEEEMLLF; encoded by the coding sequence ATGATTAAATATAGAGAAATTAACTGTAAATCAGCATTAAATAAAATAAATAATAAATACGGTTTCTGTTATGATTTAAATATATACAGAGGCTGCATTCATAAGTGCTACTATTGCTTTGCTGTATATTCTCATAAATATATTAACTCAAGAGATTTTTTTGGCGAGATATTTGTAAAGAAAAATATTGCAGAAATGTTAGAAAAAGAGTTATCATCAAGAAATTGGAAAAGGGATATTATTAACTTAGGAAGCGTTACAGATAATTATCAAGAATGCGAAAAAGATTATAAACTTATGAGAGATATATTAAAACTTCTTATAAGATATAAAACACCAATGTGCATATCTACAAAAAGCGATTTAATATTAAGAGATTTTGATTTGATAGATGAGCTTTCAAATATAGTGCCAGTTAGAATAGCAGTTACTATAACAACATTAAATGAAAAACTCTCATCACTTATAGAGCCTAATGTAATAAGCCCATTAAAAAGATTAGAAATATTAAAAGAGTTCAAAAAAACAAAAGCAACAGTTGCAATTCATACAATGCCTGTAATGCCTTTTATCACAGAAGATGAATTAGAAAATATTTTTAAAACAGCAAAAGAATGTGATATAGATTACTGTGCTGCTGATGCATTAAAACTTTGCGGAGAATGCAGAAAGATATTTTTAAACTTTGTTAGAGAGAACTTTCCAAATCATTATAAAAAATATTTATATATTTATGGAAGCAATGGTATTCTTAAAGATGATTATAAAGAGAAAATGTACAAAAAAATAAAAGCATTAGAAGAGAAATATAATATATCATACAAATCAAGAGAAGAACTTCATAAAGAAAAAATTAATATAAAAGAAGAAGAAATGCTTTTATTTTAA
- a CDS encoding ATP-grasp domain-containing protein has translation MKGKRIIIIGAGLLQVPAIQIAKDMGLYTIVLDYNKDAPGMKIADYPIIASTRDVDGCVRVARALSKEMGIDGVITVGTDASSTVAAVANALGLPGNRFEDAYAASNKIRMRERFKKNNVPQPNFFPVWNYDEAVEAYRNLTKPVVIKPADNMGARGVMKVSDEKDVLNAFNRAKSASPSGEVIIEEFMEGPELSIDMLIYNDEIYVTGVADRIIEYPPFFIETGHILPSALEQEKIDDAINVMKAGIKALNLKIGAAKGDIKVTKNGAMVGEIAARLSGGFMSAYTYPFATGVNLIKNAIEIALGNPPSDLKPKWDRVSVEKAFLPGTGIIESIEGLENAKNIDGVKEIFIKTKVGDILVSPTSNLDKAGNVIAVADTRDKAIEIANKAINAVHFKLTDEKSLTIEEIKKVSKEKLSSKHNVDYLFDENKDTGLENYSFSPSIIHNDDKDVSLQTSIFNMHLSQPIIIDTIHNLPEALDGIMDIKEYYNITMDIASNSEILAILNDFNNDEIFNLAIQSIKEHKRGIVMISGNNSQDVIMRKLKEAQKNGACAVGIDLSYYYNGCENNIHLKTHKEINYIQKHLDIPLIVKGISNEKDIVNNNLNNVYFSNNNKYSLKGMKKVSDTISSIALNLHKNKMQINILAESPKYGGELFKYYALGANVVCVTEESFISIVSKGRKGLEYMIYSTKEELERMMKIFGFNKLKYDNTVWCKN, from the coding sequence ATGAAAGGTAAAAGAATTATCATAATAGGAGCTGGTCTATTACAAGTGCCGGCAATACAAATAGCCAAAGATATGGGATTATATACAATAGTATTGGATTATAATAAAGATGCTCCGGGAATGAAGATAGCAGATTATCCTATAATAGCGTCTACAAGAGATGTTGATGGGTGTGTGAGAGTTGCTAGGGCTTTAAGCAAAGAAATGGGTATAGATGGTGTTATTACTGTTGGAACCGATGCTTCTAGCACTGTTGCGGCTGTTGCCAATGCTTTGGGGCTTCCGGGCAATAGATTTGAAGATGCTTATGCTGCTTCAAACAAAATAAGAATGCGTGAGAGATTTAAGAAAAACAATGTTCCTCAGCCTAATTTTTTCCCTGTGTGGAATTATGATGAGGCGGTTGAGGCTTATAGAAATTTAACTAAACCTGTTGTAATAAAGCCTGCCGACAATATGGGAGCACGCGGAGTAATGAAGGTGTCTGATGAAAAAGATGTACTTAATGCTTTTAATAGGGCTAAGAGTGCTTCTCCTTCGGGTGAGGTTATAATAGAAGAGTTTATGGAAGGGCCTGAACTTTCTATAGACATGCTTATTTATAATGATGAGATATATGTTACAGGTGTTGCTGACAGAATTATAGAATATCCTCCGTTTTTTATAGAGACTGGGCATATACTTCCTTCTGCTTTAGAGCAAGAAAAGATAGATGATGCAATCAATGTAATGAAGGCTGGTATAAAGGCTTTGAATTTAAAAATTGGTGCTGCTAAGGGAGATATAAAAGTAACAAAAAACGGTGCTATGGTAGGGGAGATTGCTGCGAGACTTTCTGGCGGTTTTATGAGTGCTTATACTTATCCTTTTGCTACTGGTGTAAACCTTATTAAAAATGCAATAGAGATAGCTTTGGGTAATCCTCCAAGTGATTTAAAGCCTAAATGGGATAGAGTTTCTGTTGAGAAGGCTTTTTTACCTGGTACAGGAATTATTGAATCTATAGAAGGCTTGGAAAATGCTAAAAATATAGACGGCGTAAAAGAGATATTTATTAAAACAAAGGTAGGCGATATATTAGTTTCTCCTACAAGCAATCTTGATAAGGCTGGAAACGTTATAGCTGTGGCAGATACTAGAGATAAAGCCATAGAAATTGCTAATAAGGCTATAAATGCTGTTCATTTTAAGCTAACCGATGAAAAATCTCTTACAATAGAAGAAATTAAAAAAGTATCAAAAGAAAAGTTATCTTCAAAACATAATGTTGATTATTTGTTTGATGAAAATAAAGATACAGGATTGGAAAATTATTCTTTCTCTCCAAGCATAATACATAATGATGATAAAGATGTTAGTTTGCAAACTAGTATATTTAATATGCATTTATCTCAGCCTATTATAATAGATACTATTCATAACCTTCCAGAAGCTTTAGACGGTATAATGGATATAAAAGAATATTATAACATCACTATGGATATAGCTTCAAACTCTGAGATACTTGCTATACTCAATGATTTTAATAATGATGAAATATTTAATTTAGCTATCCAATCTATCAAAGAACATAAGAGAGGAATTGTTATGATTAGCGGTAATAACTCTCAAGATGTTATAATGAGAAAGCTTAAAGAGGCACAAAAAAATGGAGCTTGTGCTGTTGGAATAGATTTGTCTTATTATTATAATGGCTGTGAAAATAATATACATCTAAAAACTCATAAAGAAATAAATTATATTCAAAAACATTTGGACATACCTCTAATAGTAAAAGGCATATCTAATGAAAAAGATATAGTTAATAATAACTTAAATAATGTATATTTTTCTAATAATAATAAGTATTCATTAAAAGGTATGAAAAAAGTTTCCGATACTATTAGTAGCATAGCTTTAAACTTGCATAAGAATAAAATGCAAATTAATATTTTGGCAGAATCACCTAAATACGGCGGAGAATTATTTAAGTATTATGCTTTAGGTGCTAATGTTGTTTGCGTGACAGAAGAGAGTTTTATTTCTATTGTAAGCAAAGGCAGAAAAGGACTTGAATATATGATTTATTCTACTAAAGAAGAATTAGAAAGAATGATGAAAATATTCGGATTCAATAAATTAAAATATGATAATACCGTATGGTGCAAAAATTAG
- a CDS encoding tetratricopeptide repeat protein — translation MEFSIILIMMLIVVLGVATNFIVKSGSYPAKLKRITQFYEDGNVELAMKEINELDPKFRKDPIILWYSANLYYKQNQYILAMAALQSMLDGAYFTKDITELKVREFLANIYEETGNSKKALDEYDYIIKIKNQDYDSLYKAGLISYQSGEWILAQKYLSLAATRNDSNPELLYMLAFSYYKMRSYHAAQQNIEKAIALDSSNYNYHLLYGRILSASRDFQNAVKELEISYDSSFIDNKDSISLDLANSYYELGDYDKANKYYREVLTKDNIANEKVVDERYRYAETLVKQKHFEEAVKQWEIIKSIRNIYLDVDQKLKTYSSIIANNAFRTALEMDVIDYLEKHFYRILTLNGYIVTDHTKKSDSLVFFVTIKKFGSEGQSYKSTFALDTSGYPMRQNTVDEFMDYARAYKSAHSFLISIGDFAPNLKVDDTVMIIEPERFEAIIEGVISFSD, via the coding sequence GTGGAATTTTCAATTATACTTATAATGATGCTAATAGTTGTATTGGGAGTTGCAACTAATTTTATTGTAAAGAGCGGTTCTTATCCTGCCAAATTAAAACGCATTACTCAATTTTATGAAGATGGTAATGTTGAACTTGCAATGAAAGAAATCAATGAACTTGACCCGAAATTTAGAAAAGACCCAATTATATTATGGTATAGTGCCAATTTATATTATAAACAAAATCAGTATATATTGGCTATGGCGGCATTGCAATCTATGTTAGACGGTGCTTATTTTACTAAAGATATTACCGAATTAAAGGTGCGTGAGTTTTTGGCTAATATTTATGAAGAGACTGGAAACTCTAAAAAGGCTTTAGATGAATATGATTATATAATAAAAATAAAAAATCAGGATTATGATTCTTTATATAAAGCAGGTCTTATATCTTATCAAAGCGGTGAGTGGATATTGGCTCAAAAATATTTGTCATTGGCAGCTACACGTAATGACAGCAATCCTGAATTATTGTATATGCTTGCTTTTTCTTATTATAAAATGAGAAGCTATCATGCAGCTCAGCAAAATATTGAAAAGGCTATAGCTTTGGATTCCTCTAATTATAATTATCATTTACTTTATGGAAGGATATTATCAGCATCTAGAGATTTCCAAAATGCTGTAAAAGAATTAGAAATATCTTATGACAGCAGTTTTATAGATAATAAGGATAGTATATCATTAGATTTGGCTAATTCTTATTATGAGCTTGGAGATTATGATAAGGCTAATAAATATTATAGAGAAGTACTTACTAAAGATAATATTGCAAATGAGAAAGTTGTAGATGAAAGATATAGATATGCTGAAACTTTGGTTAAACAAAAACATTTTGAAGAGGCTGTTAAACAGTGGGAGATAATAAAATCTATAAGAAACATATATTTAGATGTTGATCAGAAATTAAAAACTTATAGTTCTATCATAGCTAATAATGCATTTAGAACAGCTTTGGAAATGGACGTTATTGATTATTTGGAAAAACATTTCTATAGAATATTAACTTTAAATGGATATATTGTAACAGACCATACTAAAAAATCTGATAGTTTAGTTTTCTTTGTAACTATTAAGAAATTTGGTTCTGAAGGTCAATCATATAAGAGTACTTTTGCTTTGGATACTTCTGGATATCCTATGAGACAAAATACTGTAGATGAGTTTATGGATTATGCTAGGGCGTATAAGAGTGCTCACTCATTCTTAATTAGTATAGGTGATTTTGCTCCTAATTTGAAAGTTGATGATACTGTTATGATTATAGAGCCTGAAAGATTTGAAGCTATTATTGAAGGCGTTATATCATTCAGCGACTAA
- a CDS encoding DUF3298 domain-containing protein produces MIKKVLLLVLFLFVACNNKDNLDKNQENTENIENNYIDTNQNALPETTTTTTVKSDGDYNEWFSPYTFMKNDNGSMAQLALNDMVLPEYNIAQFRFTYIDENLIKTYFYSNATIDNDGADMYAQSDTGYTIRGNYYNKNFTITTKIDEVDISASDFISAVSYNYLYTNSSQNDSLGNGSTFFYKDSIFVIIPKDTNNLEVYDKITLDINNNIDNIVRDERLWLKNETLPFFEKAMSDFYNDWYTNSDFNYEYIAGKDILYFNDTTISINSYSSIYMGGAHGVYNNTSLVYSLKDGEKISITNLIKDFKDEKLRISMKSKLLSISDRTEEDYLVPLDEITLEDTSFYVYKDGIHFVWPIYTITAYVQGETEIVYSFDEIRPFVNEEYLYILEE; encoded by the coding sequence ATGATTAAGAAAGTATTATTATTAGTTTTATTTTTATTTGTTGCTTGTAATAATAAAGATAATTTGGATAAAAATCAAGAAAATACTGAAAATATAGAAAATAATTATATAGATACTAATCAAAACGCTTTACCTGAAACAACAACTACTACTACCGTTAAAAGTGATGGTGATTACAATGAATGGTTTTCGCCTTATACTTTTATGAAAAATGATAATGGCTCTATGGCTCAATTAGCTTTGAATGATATGGTTTTGCCGGAATATAATATTGCTCAATTTAGATTTACTTACATAGATGAAAATTTAATAAAGACTTATTTTTATTCTAATGCCACTATTGATAATGACGGAGCTGATATGTATGCTCAGTCTGATACAGGCTATACAATAAGAGGCAATTATTATAATAAAAACTTTACCATTACAACAAAAATAGATGAAGTAGATATTAGTGCTTCAGATTTTATTTCTGCTGTATCATACAATTATTTATACACAAACTCATCTCAAAATGATTCTCTTGGAAATGGTTCTACTTTCTTTTATAAAGATTCTATATTTGTTATTATTCCAAAAGATACAAATAATTTAGAAGTTTATGATAAAATAACTTTGGATATTAATAATAATATTGATAATATTGTACGTGATGAAAGATTATGGTTAAAAAATGAAACTCTTCCTTTCTTTGAAAAGGCTATGAGTGATTTTTATAATGACTGGTATACAAACTCGGATTTTAATTATGAGTATATAGCTGGTAAAGATATATTATATTTTAATGATACAACAATATCTATAAATAGCTATTCTTCTATCTATATGGGAGGAGCTCATGGCGTTTATAATAATACATCTTTAGTTTATTCTCTTAAAGACGGAGAAAAAATCTCAATTACAAATTTAATAAAAGATTTTAAAGATGAAAAATTGCGTATAAGTATGAAATCTAAGCTTCTTTCTATAAGCGACAGAACAGAAGAAGATTATTTAGTTCCTTTAGATGAAATAACTTTAGAAGATACTAGTTTTTATGTATATAAAGACGGCATTCACTTTGTATGGCCTATTTATACTATTACAGCATATGTTCAAGGTGAAACAGAAATAGTTTACTCTTTTGACGAAATAAGACCTTTTGTAAACGAAGAGTACTTATATATATTAGAGGAATAA
- a CDS encoding tetratricopeptide repeat protein, with product MKKTYYLLLIFALFTISCATTVKVDAEERYPKIIAEKAYTEFNNKRYKTAIAYYQYIIDNFDRNNFAKDVSWAYYEIGFCYYYQNKYEEAIDYFNIVINDFAVLPPKVLAQKVMQDIYTKKPKLKPIETVEEVIIDEDIEQVVEE from the coding sequence GTGAAAAAAACTTATTATTTATTGCTTATTTTTGCTTTATTTACAATCTCTTGTGCTACAACTGTAAAAGTTGATGCAGAAGAAAGGTATCCTAAAATCATAGCAGAAAAAGCTTATACTGAATTTAATAATAAAAGATATAAAACTGCTATAGCATACTATCAGTATATCATAGATAATTTTGATAGAAATAATTTTGCTAAAGATGTTTCTTGGGCTTATTATGAGATTGGTTTCTGTTATTATTATCAGAATAAGTATGAAGAGGCTATAGATTATTTTAATATTGTTATCAATGATTTTGCTGTTTTGCCTCCTAAAGTATTAGCTCAAAAAGTTATGCAAGATATTTATACTAAAAAACCAAAATTGAAACCTATTGAAACAGTAGAAGAAGTAATAATTGATGAAGATATTGAGCAAGTAGTGGAAGAATAA